The following are encoded in a window of Arthrobacter woluwensis genomic DNA:
- a CDS encoding MaoC family dehydratase has translation MSAEQTVILQEMPSLAKLYLNAAGAAAKQRLLKKDQPLTVPRAVHEVQSVTVDIDHVTAFQRLVHGTVRTELPSAYVHTLAFPVAMSVMTRDDFPLPLLGLVHLENTVEHYDAIPFGARLTVRAHADGLRAHRAGTLVDMVAEVLDAGSGRLLWRGTSRYLAKGVFLPGVDTAVPTAEREDFRPPVPTGLWRLGVDTGRDYAAVSGDYNPIHLSSLSAKALGMKTSIAHGMYSVARALAESGHDSDAGIRWHVTFEAPVYLPATVAVGIRDEEADGEWAGTEFQAWNQRSARRHFHGTVAPLSGSES, from the coding sequence ATGAGCGCCGAGCAGACGGTCATCCTGCAGGAGATGCCGTCGCTGGCCAAGCTCTACCTCAACGCGGCCGGGGCCGCGGCGAAGCAGAGGCTCCTGAAAAAGGACCAGCCGCTCACCGTGCCGCGTGCCGTGCACGAGGTGCAGTCGGTGACGGTGGACATCGACCACGTCACGGCGTTCCAGCGCCTCGTCCACGGGACGGTGCGCACCGAGCTGCCGTCCGCGTACGTCCACACGCTGGCGTTCCCGGTGGCGATGAGCGTCATGACCCGTGACGATTTCCCGCTGCCGCTGCTCGGGCTCGTGCATCTGGAGAACACGGTGGAGCACTACGACGCCATCCCGTTCGGCGCCCGCCTCACGGTGCGCGCCCACGCGGACGGTTTGCGGGCTCATCGCGCCGGGACCCTGGTGGACATGGTCGCCGAGGTGCTCGACGCCGGAAGCGGGAGGCTTCTCTGGCGCGGCACCTCGCGGTACCTGGCCAAGGGGGTCTTCCTTCCCGGCGTCGACACCGCCGTGCCCACCGCCGAGCGGGAGGACTTCCGCCCGCCGGTGCCCACGGGACTCTGGCGGCTGGGCGTGGACACAGGCCGGGACTATGCCGCAGTGTCCGGTGACTACAACCCCATCCACCTCAGCTCGCTGAGCGCCAAAGCCCTCGGCATGAAGACGTCGATCGCGCACGGGATGTACTCCGTGGCCCGGGCGCTGGCCGAGTCCGGCCACGACAGCGACGCCGGGATCCGCTGGCACGTCACCTTCGAGGCGCCGGTGTACCTGCCGGCCACGGTCGCGGTCGGCATCCGCGATGAGGAAGCCGACGGAGAGTGGGCCGGCACGGAGTTCCAGGCGTGGAATCAGCGCAGCGCCCGGCGGCACTTCCACGGAACCGTGGCGCCGCTGAGCGGCTCGGAGTCCTGA
- a CDS encoding DUF7455 domain-containing protein, with translation MSTAIAERTLNAADRCDRCGAQAFVRVVLEASGGELLFCGHHARAVEATLKPLSREWHDETSRLLEKEVVVD, from the coding sequence ATGTCAACAGCAATTGCGGAACGTACGCTCAACGCGGCTGACCGTTGCGACCGTTGCGGCGCCCAGGCGTTTGTCCGGGTGGTGCTTGAGGCCTCTGGCGGAGAGCTTCTCTTCTGCGGGCACCACGCCCGTGCGGTCGAAGCGACTCTGAAGCCCCTGAGCCGTGAATGGCACGACGAGACCTCCCGTCTCCTGGAGAAGGAAGTGGTCGTCGACTAG
- a CDS encoding DNA gyrase/topoisomerase IV subunit B codes for MSPSSEYNARHLSVLEGLEAVRKRPGMYIGSNDSRGLMHCLWEIIDNAVDEALAGYGHDIKVILHADNSVEVHDDGRGIPVDIEPKTGLTGVEVVFTKLHAGGKFGGGSYNASGGLHGVGASVVNALSARLDVQVDRGSKTYQMSFRRGEPGRFEDGSGKPKPDAKFVPFLENSTLDVVGKAKRGVTGTRIRYWADRQIFTPDAKFLYDELTGRARQTSFLVPGLKITVRDERRLAGTPGADGPYEEVFHHDGGISEFAEFLAADSAVTDIWRLNGSGTFKETVPVLDDHGHSQLAEVERHCEVDIALRWGIGYDTTVRSFVNIIATPKGGTHLAGFEQALLKTFRKQVEANARKLKAGNDKVEKDDVMAGLTAVLTVRLAEPQFEGQTKEILGTPAVRAIVSRVVEKEITSRLTSTNRNDKAQAALLLEKVVNEMKSRVSARVHKETQRRKNALESSTMPSKLADCRSSDVDRSELFIVEGDSALGTAKLARSSDFQALLPIRGKILNVQKASVGDMLSNAECAALIQVVGAGSGRSFDLDAARYGKVVLMTDADVDGAHIRTLLLTLFYRYMRPLVEAGRVYAAVPPLHRVEVVNSGSKANEIIYTYSEQELHTVLDRLQAEGKRYKEPIQRYKGLGEMDADQLAETTMDPRHRTLRRVSIESAESAERVFELLMGSDVAPRKDFIVAGAQHLDRERIDA; via the coding sequence GTGTCACCGAGTTCGGAATACAACGCCCGGCACCTCTCCGTTCTGGAAGGGCTGGAAGCCGTCCGCAAACGCCCGGGCATGTACATCGGATCCAACGATTCCCGTGGCCTCATGCACTGTCTGTGGGAGATCATCGACAACGCGGTCGATGAGGCCCTGGCCGGGTACGGCCACGACATCAAGGTCATCCTCCATGCGGACAACTCCGTCGAGGTGCACGACGACGGCCGCGGCATCCCCGTGGACATCGAGCCGAAGACCGGGCTCACCGGCGTCGAGGTCGTGTTCACGAAGCTCCACGCCGGCGGCAAGTTCGGTGGCGGCTCCTACAACGCCTCGGGCGGTCTGCACGGTGTGGGCGCGTCCGTGGTGAACGCGCTGTCGGCCCGGCTGGACGTCCAGGTGGACCGCGGCAGCAAGACCTACCAGATGTCGTTCCGGCGAGGCGAGCCCGGCCGCTTCGAGGACGGCAGCGGCAAGCCCAAGCCGGACGCGAAGTTCGTCCCGTTCCTGGAGAACTCCACGCTCGACGTGGTCGGCAAGGCGAAGCGCGGCGTCACCGGCACCCGGATCCGCTACTGGGCGGACCGGCAGATCTTCACCCCGGACGCGAAGTTCCTGTACGACGAACTCACGGGACGTGCGCGGCAGACCTCCTTCCTGGTGCCTGGCCTCAAGATCACGGTCCGGGATGAGCGCCGTCTCGCCGGGACGCCCGGCGCGGACGGCCCCTATGAAGAGGTCTTCCACCACGACGGCGGCATCTCGGAGTTCGCCGAGTTCCTCGCCGCCGACTCCGCGGTCACCGACATCTGGCGCCTGAACGGCTCCGGCACCTTCAAGGAGACCGTGCCGGTCCTGGACGATCACGGCCACAGCCAGCTGGCCGAGGTGGAGCGCCACTGCGAAGTGGACATCGCCCTGCGCTGGGGGATCGGCTACGACACCACGGTGCGCAGCTTCGTCAACATCATCGCCACCCCCAAGGGCGGCACGCACCTGGCCGGCTTCGAGCAGGCCCTGCTGAAGACCTTCCGCAAGCAGGTCGAAGCCAACGCCCGCAAGCTGAAAGCCGGCAACGACAAGGTCGAGAAGGACGATGTGATGGCCGGCCTCACCGCCGTGCTGACCGTCCGCCTTGCCGAACCGCAATTCGAGGGTCAGACCAAGGAGATCCTCGGCACGCCCGCGGTGCGCGCCATCGTCTCCCGCGTGGTGGAGAAGGAGATCACCTCGCGGCTGACCTCCACCAACCGCAATGACAAGGCCCAGGCGGCCCTCCTGCTGGAGAAGGTCGTCAACGAGATGAAGTCCCGCGTCTCGGCGCGGGTGCACAAGGAGACCCAGCGCCGGAAGAACGCGCTGGAGTCCTCCACGATGCCGAGCAAGCTCGCGGACTGCCGCAGCAGCGATGTGGACCGTTCCGAACTGTTCATCGTGGAGGGTGACTCCGCACTCGGCACGGCGAAACTGGCCCGCTCCTCGGACTTCCAAGCACTGCTGCCCATCCGCGGCAAGATCCTGAACGTCCAGAAGGCGTCGGTGGGCGACATGCTCTCCAACGCCGAGTGCGCCGCCCTGATCCAGGTGGTGGGGGCCGGCTCGGGCCGGAGCTTCGACCTGGACGCCGCGCGCTACGGCAAGGTCGTCCTCATGACCGACGCCGACGTCGACGGCGCCCACATCCGGACCCTCCTGCTCACGCTCTTCTACCGCTACATGAGGCCTCTCGTGGAAGCGGGCCGTGTGTACGCCGCCGTGCCACCGCTGCACCGGGTGGAGGTGGTGAACTCCGGGTCCAAGGCCAACGAGATCATCTACACCTACTCCGAGCAGGAACTGCACACCGTCCTGGATCGTCTCCAGGCCGAGGGCAAGCGGTACAAGGAACCCATCCAGCGGTACAAGGGTCTGGGTGAGATGGACGCCGATCAGCTGGCGGAGACCACCATGGATCCGCGGCATCGCACGCTGCGCCGGGTCAGCATCGAGAGCGCGGAGAGCGCCGAGCGCGTCTTCGAGCTGCTCATGGGCTCGGACGTGGCGCCGCGCAAGGACTTCATCGTGGCCGGCGCGCAGCACCTGGACCGGGAGCGCATCGACGCCTGA
- a CDS encoding M56 family metallopeptidase, translating to MLITAWFLAVLAIILAWPAPVLLARSSWPSRSPFAALVLWQAIGLAGGLSMIGAMLCYGLSPLGDNLVAGLHALILVMLGSQSTEGLGFWHAFALSTAGVLTVHLLFTLLLTYVRISTERRRHRELLGILSQPHGDSGTVVIAHAAPVAYCLPGGARSITVLSDSLMEALDERELAAVLAHEDSHLTQRHHLLLWAFAAWRAALPWLPTTRVAQRAVNELLEMLADDAALKVSDAGTLVRAVAVVADGQQPRRTALDADTALAGDDAAVSATTVARVKRLLAGVPTLPAAQRAVVLASSVLLLLAPTALLIVPGVVHL from the coding sequence GTGCTGATCACCGCCTGGTTCCTGGCGGTCCTCGCGATCATCCTCGCCTGGCCGGCACCGGTCCTCCTGGCCCGGAGCTCCTGGCCGTCCCGCTCCCCCTTCGCCGCACTGGTGCTCTGGCAGGCCATCGGCCTCGCGGGCGGGCTCTCCATGATCGGCGCCATGCTCTGCTACGGGCTCTCACCGCTCGGGGACAATCTGGTCGCGGGGCTGCACGCCCTGATCCTGGTGATGCTGGGCAGCCAGTCCACCGAGGGGCTCGGCTTCTGGCACGCCTTCGCGCTGTCGACCGCCGGCGTGCTGACCGTGCACCTGCTTTTCACTTTACTGCTCACCTACGTGCGGATCAGCACCGAGCGACGTCGGCACCGCGAGCTCCTCGGCATCCTCAGCCAGCCGCACGGGGACTCCGGCACGGTGGTCATCGCCCATGCGGCGCCGGTGGCCTACTGCCTGCCCGGCGGCGCCCGGTCCATCACCGTGCTCTCCGACTCCCTCATGGAGGCCCTGGACGAGCGCGAACTCGCCGCGGTCCTCGCCCATGAGGACAGCCACCTGACGCAGCGGCACCACCTGCTGCTCTGGGCGTTCGCCGCCTGGAGGGCCGCCCTTCCCTGGCTTCCCACCACGCGCGTCGCACAGCGCGCGGTGAACGAGCTGCTGGAAATGCTCGCCGACGACGCCGCGCTGAAAGTCAGCGACGCCGGAACCCTGGTGCGCGCGGTCGCCGTCGTCGCGGATGGGCAGCAGCCGCGCCGCACCGCCCTGGACGCCGACACGGCCTTGGCCGGCGACGACGCTGCGGTGTCCGCCACGACGGTGGCGCGGGTGAAGCGGCTGCTCGCCGGCGTTCCCACGCTCCCGGCAGCGCAGCGCGCCGTGGTGCTGGCGTCTTCGGTCCTGCTGCTCCTGGCTCCGACCGCCCTGCTGATCGTGCCGGGCGTCGTCCACCTCTAG
- a CDS encoding BlaI/MecI/CopY family transcriptional regulator — protein sequence MASLGDLERSVMDLLWAGTEATTANDLRDQLASTDAASGGKELAVTTVLTVLSRLEKKGLVARERGTRPHRYRAVSTRAEHTAELMREVLGSAPDREAVLATFVGSVSPAEADALRRLLGVDPSSDLPSSS from the coding sequence ATGGCAAGCCTCGGGGATCTTGAGCGATCCGTCATGGACCTGCTGTGGGCCGGGACGGAGGCCACCACGGCCAACGACCTGCGTGATCAGCTCGCCAGCACCGACGCGGCCAGCGGAGGCAAGGAGCTCGCCGTGACCACGGTGCTCACCGTGCTTTCCCGGCTGGAGAAGAAGGGCCTGGTGGCCCGCGAACGTGGCACCCGCCCGCATCGCTACCGCGCCGTCTCCACGCGCGCCGAACACACCGCCGAGCTGATGCGCGAAGTGCTGGGTTCAGCCCCGGACCGCGAAGCCGTCCTGGCGACGTTCGTCGGTTCCGTCAGCCCCGCCGAAGCCGATGCGCTCCGTCGTCTGCTGGGTGTGGACCCCTCTTCGGACCTCCCCTCCAGCAGCTGA
- a CDS encoding cytochrome ubiquinol oxidase subunit I, whose amino-acid sequence MDALEVARWQFGITTVYHFMMVPLTIGLGLVVAFMQTLWYRTGKAEYLRMTKFWGKLFLINFIMGVATGIVQEFQFGMAWSEYSRFVGDVFGAPLAMEALLAFFVESTFLGLWIFGWKQLKKGVHLACLWIAVIGSVISAYFIIVANSWMQHPVGVTLEDGRGRMVDAWAVFTNNTAVVAFSHTIMGALAVAGGFLLGIAWYHLWRRRTDGIDTVDASGRVVVGEARSVPGRDKTDHTVWLRSLRIGAIVAAISFAGTSITGDLQGKLMFEQQPMKMAAAEAACHDGTQFSVLSVGDLGSKDCSNIVAVIEVPGLLSFLAKGDFTTEVKGVNTLVPEYQEKYGTHLPNDPKLGDRAGKEIQYVPVMEVTYWGFRMMIGFGGLAALAAVVALWLTRRGTVPASRWLMRLAVFGILAPFGANAAGWIFTEMGRQPFVVAPNPDMNGIDPVFMYTAAAVSPGVSAGEILTSLIALTTVYAVLMVVEIKLLTTYIRGGVASAMPELAHHDDDTPDEDGRGGSQRETDVLAFAY is encoded by the coding sequence ATGGACGCCTTGGAAGTCGCACGGTGGCAATTCGGCATCACCACCGTCTATCACTTCATGATGGTGCCGCTCACGATCGGCCTCGGCCTCGTGGTGGCCTTCATGCAGACGCTCTGGTATCGCACGGGAAAGGCCGAGTACCTGCGCATGACCAAGTTCTGGGGGAAGCTCTTCCTCATCAACTTCATCATGGGCGTGGCCACCGGCATCGTGCAGGAGTTCCAGTTCGGCATGGCCTGGAGTGAGTACAGCCGCTTCGTCGGCGACGTGTTCGGCGCCCCGCTCGCCATGGAAGCGCTGCTGGCGTTCTTCGTGGAGTCGACGTTCCTGGGGCTCTGGATCTTCGGCTGGAAGCAGCTGAAGAAGGGCGTCCACCTCGCGTGCCTCTGGATCGCGGTGATCGGCTCCGTCATCTCCGCCTACTTCATCATCGTGGCGAACAGCTGGATGCAGCACCCGGTGGGCGTGACCCTGGAGGACGGGCGCGGACGCATGGTCGACGCCTGGGCCGTGTTCACGAACAACACCGCGGTCGTGGCGTTCAGCCACACCATCATGGGCGCCCTCGCCGTCGCCGGCGGATTCCTCCTGGGCATCGCCTGGTACCACCTGTGGCGGCGCCGGACCGACGGCATCGACACGGTCGACGCCTCGGGCCGCGTGGTGGTGGGCGAGGCACGCTCCGTCCCCGGCCGCGACAAGACCGACCACACCGTATGGCTCCGCTCGCTCCGCATCGGCGCCATCGTGGCCGCCATCTCCTTCGCCGGCACGTCGATCACCGGCGACCTGCAGGGCAAGCTCATGTTCGAACAGCAGCCCATGAAGATGGCCGCGGCGGAAGCCGCCTGCCACGACGGCACCCAGTTCTCGGTGCTCAGCGTCGGTGACCTCGGGTCGAAGGACTGCTCCAACATCGTCGCGGTGATCGAGGTCCCCGGGCTCCTCTCCTTCCTGGCCAAGGGCGACTTCACCACCGAGGTCAAGGGCGTGAACACCCTGGTGCCGGAGTACCAGGAGAAGTACGGCACCCACCTGCCGAACGATCCGAAGCTCGGCGACCGTGCCGGCAAGGAGATCCAGTACGTGCCGGTCATGGAGGTCACCTACTGGGGCTTCCGGATGATGATCGGGTTCGGCGGCTTGGCCGCGCTGGCCGCCGTCGTCGCGCTCTGGCTGACCCGGCGGGGAACCGTGCCCGCGAGCCGCTGGCTCATGCGCCTGGCCGTGTTCGGGATCCTTGCGCCGTTCGGCGCCAACGCCGCCGGCTGGATCTTCACCGAGATGGGACGGCAGCCCTTCGTGGTCGCGCCGAACCCCGATATGAACGGCATCGATCCCGTGTTCATGTACACGGCCGCGGCGGTCTCGCCGGGAGTCTCGGCGGGTGAGATCCTGACCTCCCTCATCGCCCTGACCACGGTCTACGCGGTGCTGATGGTGGTCGAGATCAAACTGCTCACCACGTACATCCGCGGCGGGGTGGCCTCGGCCATGCCGGAGCTCGCCCACCACGACGACGACACCCCGGACGAGGACGGACGCGGAGGCTCCCAGCGGGAGACCGACGTCCTGGCCTTCGCCTACTGA
- the cydB gene encoding cytochrome d ubiquinol oxidase subunit II, whose translation METLPTIWFIAIAVLWTGYLFLEGFDLGVGMLMKLFARNDKERRVLLNTVGPVWDGNEVWLLTAGGATFAAFPNWYASLFSALYLPLLLVLLGLIFRAVAFEYRGKINTDRWRTTWDWAIALGSFVAAFGVGAALALSTTGLPLNANGDRVGGPFAWLTPPAILGGFAVVLFALVHALAFLMLKTDGEIRHRARRWLIRWLPLGLLPIAGWVLLVQFQHGKWWSWALTGLAVIAAVCAWVLARKAQEGKAFILLGGFLASGTAAIFSAVYPVVLPSTLDPAFNLTISNASSSDYTLGLMTVVACIGLPLVIAYQAWTYWVFRRRISAELIPQSHTVLPAVLQRALTRQS comes from the coding sequence ATGGAAACCCTGCCCACCATCTGGTTCATCGCCATCGCCGTCCTCTGGACCGGCTACCTCTTCCTGGAGGGCTTCGACCTCGGCGTCGGGATGCTCATGAAGCTCTTCGCCCGGAACGACAAGGAGCGCCGCGTCCTCCTCAACACGGTCGGCCCGGTGTGGGACGGCAATGAGGTCTGGCTCCTGACGGCCGGCGGCGCCACGTTCGCTGCCTTCCCGAACTGGTACGCCTCCCTCTTCTCCGCGCTCTACCTTCCGCTGCTCCTGGTGCTCCTCGGCCTGATCTTCCGCGCCGTGGCCTTCGAATACCGCGGCAAGATCAACACGGACCGCTGGCGCACCACGTGGGACTGGGCCATCGCCCTGGGCTCCTTCGTGGCGGCGTTCGGCGTCGGTGCGGCACTGGCCCTGAGCACGACGGGACTGCCGCTGAACGCCAACGGTGACCGCGTCGGCGGCCCGTTCGCCTGGCTGACTCCTCCCGCGATCCTCGGCGGCTTCGCCGTCGTGCTGTTCGCGCTGGTCCACGCCCTCGCGTTCCTCATGCTCAAGACCGACGGCGAGATCCGGCACCGCGCGCGCCGCTGGCTGATCCGCTGGCTGCCCCTGGGCCTCCTCCCGATCGCCGGCTGGGTCCTGCTGGTGCAGTTCCAGCACGGCAAGTGGTGGAGCTGGGCGCTCACCGGCCTGGCCGTGATCGCCGCGGTCTGCGCCTGGGTCCTGGCCCGCAAGGCTCAGGAAGGCAAGGCGTTCATCCTGCTCGGCGGCTTCCTGGCGAGCGGAACGGCCGCGATCTTCTCCGCCGTGTACCCCGTGGTCCTGCCGTCCACGCTGGATCCGGCCTTCAACCTGACCATCTCGAACGCCTCCTCCAGCGACTACACGCTGGGTCTCATGACGGTGGTCGCGTGCATCGGCCTGCCGCTCGTCATCGCCTACCAGGCGTGGACGTACTGGGTGTTCCGCCGGCGGATCAGCGCCGAGCTGATCCCGCAGTCCCACACCGTGCTGCCGGCCGTCCTGCAGCGCGCCCTTACCAGGCAGTCCTGA